One Clostridium sp. CM027 genomic window carries:
- the grpE gene encoding nucleotide exchange factor GrpE, translated as MNTNNQEILKEDLKEENTSIPNNGASSSVDEAGESQSTMEETEGSIEETAEEAEIVEEVEELLESEKDMKKNKKKLEEENIKLQSELDDFKDKYLRTSAEYENFRKRTVKEKHGIYTDACADVLKEVLPVLDNLERALSVEGTGEDLRVGVEMTVRQFNDAFTKLGVEELVSEGEFDPNLHNAVMHVEDEQYGTNEIVEVFQKGYKKDNKVLRHSMVKVAN; from the coding sequence GTGAATACAAATAATCAGGAAATTTTAAAAGAAGATTTAAAAGAAGAAAACACATCAATACCTAATAATGGGGCTTCAAGCTCAGTTGATGAAGCTGGCGAAAGTCAAAGCACTATGGAAGAGACAGAGGGTTCTATAGAGGAAACTGCAGAAGAAGCTGAAATAGTAGAAGAAGTTGAAGAACTTTTAGAAAGTGAAAAAGATATGAAAAAAAATAAGAAAAAATTAGAAGAAGAAAACATTAAATTACAGAGTGAGCTAGATGATTTTAAAGACAAATATTTAAGGACATCTGCTGAATATGAGAACTTTAGAAAAAGAACAGTAAAAGAGAAACATGGTATATACACAGATGCTTGCGCCGATGTTTTAAAAGAGGTTTTGCCAGTACTTGATAACTTAGAAAGAGCACTTTCTGTTGAAGGAACTGGGGAAGATCTAAGAGTCGGTGTGGAGATGACGGTAAGACAATTTAATGATGCCTTTACTAAATTAGGGGTAGAAGAATTAGTCTCAGAAGGTGAATTTGACCCAAATCTTCATAATGCAGTAATGCATGTTGAAGATGAACAATATGGAACTAATGAAATAGTAGAAGTATTCCAAAAAGGTTATAAAAAAGATAACAAGGTATTAAGGCATAGTATGGTTAAAGTTGCAAAT